A window of Solanum stenotomum isolate F172 chromosome 9, ASM1918654v1, whole genome shotgun sequence genomic DNA:
TCTTCATCTCTTTTGCCTCTCCAGAGAATAATCTGCTCATCTTTGAACAAGATAGGAACACATGGTACCAGATCCTGAAATTAATAGAGTGAAATGAAACTTTCGATTGTCGTGcattgaaaataaaaaggggTGGGGAcaaataatatatgaaatttactcCCCCACCCTTAGAGGTGCAAGTTAGACAGTTACTGTTTCTCACATGTTTCCCGAGTTAGTATACCACAAAGAGAGGAGAAACAAACAAACAAGGTTTCAGAGACTGGGGAAGAATCTGAATCCCAAGTTCAGTAGCTATTTGATTTATTGTCATAACATTACACAATGTCGAGGTAAACAGAGAATTCCTGTTAAAGACCGAAAAGGGGTATCAATTTTTGTTTAAACGTTAAAGAGTTGAAAGGTGATGCAAGATATATGAGTCATACCCGTAATTTAACACCAATTCTTTTGCAATCACTTGTTCCCACGTGGGTACAATCTAATCTAACAACTTCTTCTGTTTCAAAAGCCGCTCTGACTTTGCCCACCACATTCACGTACACCCCATTTCTGCCTAGAAGAGTAGCATGTAACAATCAGCAATTACAGAAGGCAATCTGTTAACTTGTTtctaataaagagaaaaaacaagttGCTCACTGAGTTTCGTTAAAGGAGGAGCATTGAGCCCTTTGTTCCTCATTGCCTTCGTTTCTTCAAATGTCAGGCCTTCAGCAACGTTCTTCACAAGCTTCGGATATATTGGAGCCAAAGGCTTCCACAGCATCACAGGAACAGTAGGTCTACTTTTGGGATCATAATGTCGACCACGATATAAGAGTAAGATATTAATATGGCGATAGATAACTTTCCCCCCTGATTTGTCCTACAATGATACTGTGTTTTACATCAGCGACAGAAGTGttcatttttaaaaaggttAAAGGAGTCTACATCCAAATATATATGCCAGCACTCTGGCATTCAGATCACAAACCTCGAGATGGGAGCATATGTTATCCATGTCAAGAGTTGGCACTCCCAAACACTTAATCCTTACAGCTTCAGCCTTCTTCCAATAGTTATGGATATCTTCCAGCATATTGTGAGTAACTCCACCCCGCCCTAACACACAATAATGCTATGATAATCATGAAAAAGTATGGATCAAATTGAATTAAATGCAGTGATCATTATACCAAGATGTAAATGAGGATGCAAATTTATATCCACGGAGACAAATATCAATCATCCGTGAAACAGAAGCCATATGTGCAAGATATTTGCTTAGCTCAACTAGCCTCAAACCTAAACTAGAAAGGATTCTTTGTTCTTTGATATTCAGAGATTCATCATAATAATTTGACTGTCTTTATGTTGGCTGTCAACTTCCTTTCCTGTTTATCTCGGCTAAGGTGGAGTtcatatatacaaaaacataTCACAACTTCTTGAGTAAGTACACAATAACAAAATTTACTCAGAATGCAAACACAAAGACTCTGTCTTACTTAGCAAAGACAAATAGAAAATCACATAATTTATCACACAACGCTGACATCAGTCATTATACGTCAAACCTCTCTATAACAACCACTCGTTATAACATCCGAACTTTTATGCTAAAAGTTACCTCTCTACAACAAATTTTTActtataacaacaacaacaacaacaaccatcATTATCACATTACTCATTGTAAAATTATCCTCTATAGGCTTGTTGAAATTCAGTCAATCAATCAACTTCGCCTCAATCCAAACAAGTTTTGCAGCTAAATGAACCTTCTTATATCCATTCTGCTCTAATTTTGTCCATCTTCCACACATCGCACAGGTACTATACTAGTTGTTACTTAAAACAAGTTAAAGGGGTCTTATTGAAATTACCCAAATTCATTTGACGAGAGCAATCGTTGTGACGATACTTCTCGACCAGCTCCGCCGTTTCCTCCTCTGAGAGCGGTTTTCCGAGGATCCGCCGTCGCTCCTCAGCCACTTTCTCCAAATCCACCGGCTGTAAACGCGGAGCTGAAGTTCCGGTCCATTTTCTATCAAGCCGACCCGGTCCAAACGGAGAGAACCGTGGCGGTTCACGGAAACCAATTGGCTCAACTGCCGGGTTGGTTTCAGAGTAAGAGTATCGAAAATCAAAGGGCAAGTCGGAATTGACAGTAAAGTTGAGGACTTTTTCAGAATCTTCATTAGATGCAGCATTTTCATGCTTTTCTGTTATCGATTTCTTGGGTTTATGGGTTTTTAAGGTGGAGGAAAATGGAGGGTCGAATATATCTTCTTGCTCTGGCTGAGAATGGAACAGAGAAGGGGTAAAGTTGATGAATGATAACGAGGGGATTTTGTAATAGAGGATACCATGTGCTTGAACGGTTAAACGCCATGGAAATAGCTTCATCATTCTAAGCTCTCACTGTGTGTTCGAAGCTCTGTGAAGAAGAAAACATGGGGAAAAGTAGagcaacaaaaatataaattataaaaatttacctaaaataaaaataaatataaatataaattaccatttctctctattccttttttttttaatgttgtaAAACAAAATTCTCCGTATTCCTGCCCGATGCACAAAGCATCCCATGTTAGCAAGGGTCCTGGAAAGACCACACCTAAATGATACTCCCTCTgctcctaattacttgtccacttttgaattgacacacctattaaaaaatcaattaatgacatagtgaatttaccattttacctctattaattatgaagtggatgaaaggttttgcatttttcaaagtaattagtcatttaattgagggtataataggtaaaaaaaaattgtcctttcttgatttttcaaaatagacaagtaattagggacaactataaaaagaaaagtggacaagtaattagagacagagggagtatgaTATAAACAACCTATTTTAATGCAAGCATTAATGATTGCTTTCACGATTCGAACCCATGAACTATAGAAATTTAACTATTACTCCAAGATTCCCCTTTCGCTTCGAACaaattgttaaaaatatttctttggCAGAAGTTTAGAATGCATCACTAAAGTTTAAGGCTTGCTTTCTTGTATACTTGTCCTTTTTTATGTTATGGTATTGGTAATGTAAGATTGGTCTATGATGTTCATAATACACACCCTAGACATTATATTTAGTCCCACcaccatcatcatcatctcAAGGATGTGTAACTTACCTTAATTCAATGAACACTAAGGCTTATCTATCATCATCAAAGGTTGCACAAAATTTTGGGCTTAGGCCAACATGACTTTAAACGCGTTACTAGAATCTTAAACTTACTTCTTTATATACCAACATCTCTAGAGTTTACATATATCCCGATGATGCCAAGATATGCCCTATTATCATCTCAAATATGTGAAGTTTGTCTGTACATGAATGAACACTTGAGGTTTGTCTAACCATCACCCAATGTTTGCATGCAAAGTTTGACTCTGATATTGCATACATAATCCAGCACATGTATCTGCTCTGAATAATCTAGGGCTGCATCGCCTTTAAAACGCGTTGCCAAGAGGGTTACACTGGACCTGAACTTCTAATATCTTCTTAAGGGAAATGTGTTATGATAAGAGATTTTGCATAAGGGGATGTTTGAAACCATATTCTCTTTTTCCTTTGTGGTAACATCTTTTAATTTGAAGAGTTGTTGCACATGCTTATGGATTTCccattttaaaacttgtttgtCCTTTTCTTGCAATGCTTCTTCTCTAAATTACAACCACACTAATAAAGAGTTTTTCTTTAAGACAGCTGAGACTATTAGCTCCTTCAAAAGCAacaagattcatagaataaacTGATACAAAATACAACTCAAATTTAACAATCCTAATACCAAATACTGGTAGCAGGTACCTATGAAACTAATCATGCTATGCCCAAGCTACTACCGACATAATAGTCCTACAAAGTGATGAATGAAGAGGGTAGAGCGTACATAGACCTTATCCCTATCTCAGAGATAGACATGtagtttccgatagaccctcggctcaaggaaAAACAAATCCAAAGCAGTTCCAAACATACAAAAAGAAGTACTAGCATATTCATCTAAAAAGAGGCTTGGATAATCTCATTATCATCTAGTGATTCAAACAAAGCTAAGTGAACTTAAGAACACTCATTAGTCATTCAAATTTTAGTCACAATTGGAGAATCTTTGCCTCATTCCCTCATCTTTGCATCTCCTCTGATCTACAACCATAGACTCAAACACATCCAACAAATGATCTAATCCTTCACAATCTTTTTCTCCAACAGCTTTCAAAGCATATACAATACTCTCAATGGTAGACAAATATCCAGCTCTAGGTTGACGCCTCACTTCGCTATACAAACTTAGCTTCTCTACATCCAACCTCAAATGTGGCAACATCTTCAACCAAGGATTCTCATTATACATTCTTTTTGCTTTTGCCCATGTCCCATCAAGTACAATCAgatttttcacttcaaaatctATCTCCTCAGTGCCTATTGAATTTTCACTTGGAAATAACAGCACTGATCCTGAAGGAACTGAAACTTCGAACTCCTTCAATTCTTGAAATTCACTGCTCCCATCCAATAACTTTCTCTGCAACCTTTTTACAATGAACCCTTTTCGTATATCATCAATAGCTTCTCTAAAGCTCCCGCTATGCTCAGTCTTACCCTGCATTTCTGCAAGAGACTGTTCCCACGGCTTATTCAAATGTTGATTCAGAGAGGGACTAATTGCACCATACTTCTCTATAGTAAAAGAAACAGCAGCGTTACTATCAAAGTTTGAGTCTTTATTGTTTCTGCTACAATTTTCATCCAAATTTCGAGAACCCATTTCAAGATTTGAGTTGAGCAAGCGAATGACAAATTCAGCTTCATAATTAACATCAGAGACTGAAATTACACTCAGATTTTGCAGGCCAATAGAAGCAATTCTTATGGAATTTAGAGGGTGATTTTTCTCTAGACTGTGTTGAAGGATTGTGACAGCCACAGAGTTTTCAAGACATGGGGTCTTCAATCGTGTGCAGAGACACAAACGGGTGGGTTTAGAGCATGATGGGCACATGGGTCTCTTTGAATGACCCGATTCATTCACCATTTCTAGGGTTTGAGGCAAGTTTTGAACTTGAACAGGTAGAAGGTGAGGGTTCTGTCTGGCAAAGAAATGGTTACCTCCAGAGAATGAAACGACCCGATTCTTGAAATACATTAGCATGGAGGAAAAATCCGGGTCTGGACGAAAAGGAAATGGAGCAGGAGTGACCCGACCCGGGAAGTtgcagaagaaaaagaagacgaTGAAAGAAAAAGCAGGAGTGTGGTGCACAGAAGCACCCTGGGGGGTCATAGTGGTGCATTGACTATATTACCCTCGCCTACTTCATCTTCTCAGTACATTCAAGAACAAATCTTGAGGTCATTTTAGACCAAATGGAACCAATTTTATATATGCCATTGAACCCACGAGTCACGACCAATTCCAAAGTTTGAAACTCTTTGATCTCTGAAATCTTGACTaagaatttgcaaaaaaaatcaaatcttggTAAAAGATGCATGATTTCTGCTTTACGATCCCTTATGGGTTAATTCTGGTGTGTGGTGGTGCCATGGGATATGCCAGTAAAGGAAGCATAGCTTCACTTGCTGGAGGTGTTGGTACTGGATTTGCTTTGATCTTAGCTGGTTACTTGAGTCTGCAAGCATTTCACAAACGCAAAAATTCATACTTTGCCTTGATTCTTGAAACTGGTATTACCCTTTTCATTTCCTTAGATAAAACTGCATTTCATATTGGCCAAGCTTGGGTCTTTTCTGTTACATTGTGCTGATATAGTATTGAATCACACTTCTTGATTGCGTATAGCCTCTCATTTAtgcttgttgttgttgaaacaAGGTAGGAATAAAGTGTGCGTACACTCTAGCCTCCCCTACCTCATTTGTGTGATTATACCGAGTACAATGTTGCTGTTGTTGTTAGTCAGATCTGAAGACTAGTTCTAATTTAGCATTACTCGTCTTAAAGAATGAAATCTTCTTGGATTTTTGTCCTTCTAAGAAATTGACTGCCTCTCCTGAGCATAAATGAGATGCAACCCTGGTGTCTTAGTTCTTGTGTGTGTCTATTGTTTGGACCTAAAACTTAATGTGAACTGTTTGTTCTTATCTGGATACTATCATTGGAAGGTATAATACTTTAGCATCTAATCGCTATTAGG
This region includes:
- the LOC125877160 gene encoding protein FATTY ACID EXPORT 5-like; its protein translation is MHDFCFTIPYGLILVCGGAMGYASKGSIASLAGGVGTGFALILAGYLSLQAFHKRKNSYFALILETACAATLTWVMGQRYMQTSKIMPAGVVAGISALMTGFYLYKIATRGNHFPPKTE
- the LOC125877159 gene encoding uncharacterized protein LOC125877159, with the protein product MTPQGASVHHTPAFSFIVFFFFCNFPGRVTPAPFPFRPDPDFSSMLMYFKNRVVSFSGGNHFFARQNPHLLPVQVQNLPQTLEMVNESGHSKRPMCPSCSKPTRLCLCTRLKTPCLENSVAVTILQHSLEKNHPLNSIRIASIGLQNLSVISVSDVNYEAEFVIRLLNSNLEMGSRNLDENCSRNNKDSNFDSNAAVSFTIEKYGAISPSLNQHLNKPWEQSLAEMQGKTEHSGSFREAIDDIRKGFIVKRLQRKLLDGSSEFQELKEFEVSVPSGSVLLFPSENSIGTEEIDFEVKNLIVLDGTWAKAKRMYNENPWLKMLPHLRLDVEKLSLYSEVRRQPRAGYLSTIESIVYALKAVGEKDCEGLDHLLDVFESMVVDQRRCKDEGMRQRFSNCD
- the LOC125876469 gene encoding CRS2-associated factor 2, mitochondrial, with product MMKLFPWRLTVQAHGILYYKIPSLSFINFTPSLFHSQPEQEDIFDPPFSSTLKTHKPKKSITEKHENAASNEDSEKVLNFTVNSDLPFDFRYSYSETNPAVEPIGFREPPRFSPFGPGRLDRKWTGTSAPRLQPVDLEKVAEERRRILGKPLSEEETAELVEKYRHNDCSRQMNLGRGGVTHNMLEDIHNYWKKAEAVRIKCLGVPTLDMDNICSHLEDKSGGKVIYRHINILLLYRGRHYDPKSRPTVPVMLWKPLAPIYPKLVKNVAEGLTFEETKAMRNKGLNAPPLTKLSRNGVYVNVVGKVRAAFETEEVVRLDCTHVGTSDCKRIGVKLRDLVPCVPILFKDEQIILWRGKRDEEQNSGS